In Macrotis lagotis isolate mMagLag1 chromosome 8, bilby.v1.9.chrom.fasta, whole genome shotgun sequence, a single genomic region encodes these proteins:
- the WDR24 gene encoding GATOR2 complex protein WDR24 codes for MLRAPPPLPAAAQPRSSSSSSGPSTLLPSSWPRRLPGPERRGPGQPACQQGPMEKMARVTTALGGNTLTGRTMYCHLDAPANAISVCRDAAQVVVAGRNIFKIYAIEEEQFVEKLNLRVGRKPSLNFSCADVVWHQMDENLLATAATNGVVVTWNLGKPSRNKQDQLFTEHKRTVNKVCFHPTEAYMLLSGSQDGYMKCFDLRKKDSVSTFSGQSESVRDVQFSIRDYFTFAATFENGNVQLWDIRRPDRYERMFTAHNGPVFCCDWHPEDRGWLATGGRDKMVKVWDMNTNRAKEIYCVQSIASVARVKWRPECKHHLATCSMMVDHNIYVWDVRRPYIPSAMFEEHRDVTTGIVWRHLHDPYFLLSGSKDSTLYQHIFKDASQPIERANPEGLCYGLFGDLAFAAKESLVTADSNRKPYPGDRRHPIFFKRKLDPTEQFESVSSSALSVFETEPDSSSMGWFVDTAQRYVLAGRSLAELCDHNAKVAKELSRNQVAQTWTMLRIIYCSPGTMPSANLNHSIGKGSTSLPLMNSFSLKDMASGMGSEARLDWSKGENRSENILLDSSTTLITNDENEETEGSDVPADYLLGDVEGDEDELYLMDHENAHTEEPEYVLPQEAFPLRHEIVDNPSGPDHLQDKADSPHVSGNEAETVSLTPVESFSLISISHTLYESRLPPDFFSALVRDMLRFYAEQGDVQMAVSVLIVLGERIRKEIDEQTQEHWYTSYIDLLQRFRLWNISNQVIKLSTCRAITCLNQASTTLHVNCSNCKRPMSNKGWICDRCRQCASTCAVCHHVVKGLFVWCQGCSHGGHLQHILKWLESSTHCPAGCGHLCEYT; via the exons ATGCTCCGCGCGCCCCCTCCTCTCCCCGCCGCAGCCCAGCcccgctcctcctcctcctcctcgggcCCCTCGACCCTCCTGCCCTCCTCATGGCCCCGGAGGCTGCCAGGACCTGAGCGCCGCGGCCCGGGGCAGCCCGCGTGCCAGCAGGGCCCAATGGAGAAGATGGCCCGGGTCACCACGGCCCTGGGGGGCAACACCCTGACCGGCCGCACCATGTACTGCCACCTGGACGCCCCGGCCAACGCCATCAGCGTGTGCCGGGACGCGGCGCAGGTGGTGGTGGCCGGCAGGAACATCTTCAAGATCTACGCCATCGAGGAGGAGCAGTTCGTGGAGAAGCTGAACCTGCGGGTGGGCCGCAAGCCCTCGCTCAACTTCAGCTGCGCCGACGTGGTGTGGCACCAGATGGACGAGAACCTGCTGGCCACGGCGGCCACCAACGGCGTGGTGGTGACCTGGAACCTGGGCAAGCCTTCCCGCAACAAGCAGGACCAGCTCTTCACGGAGCACAAGCGCACGGTCAACAAGGTGTGCTTCCACCCCACCGAGGCCTACATGCTGCTCAGCGGCTCCCAGGACGGCTACATGAAGTGCTTTGACCTGCGCAAGAAGGACTCGGTCAGCACCTTCTCGG GTCAGTCAGAGAGTGTACGGGATGTCCAGTTCAGTATCCGTGACTACTTCACTTTTGCTGCCACCTTTGAGAATGGCAACGTGCAGCTCTGGGACATCCGGAGGCCAGACCGATATGAGAGGATGTTCACCGCTCACAATGGCCCTGTCTTCTGCTGTGACTGGCACCCTGAAGATAG GGGCTGGTTGGCCACAGGGGGACGTGACAAGATGGTAAAAGTGTGGGACATGAATACAAACAGGGCCAAAGAAATCTACTGTGTGCAGAGCATTGCCTCAGTGGCTCGGGTCAAGTGGAGGCCAGAATGCAAACATCATCTGGCTACTTGCTCAATGATGGTAGACCATAATATCTACGTGTGGGATGTGCGAAGGCCTTATATTCCCTCAGCCATGTTCGAGGAGCATCGAGATGTCACAACTGGCATTGTGTGGCGCCATCTTCACGACCCCTACTTCCTgttgtcaggttccaaggacagTACCCTCTATCAGCACATTTTCAAAGATGCAAGCCAACCCATTGAGCGGGCCAACCCTGAAGGCCTGTGCTATGGGCTCTTCGGGGACTTGGCATTTGCAGCCAAGGAGAGTTTGGTGACAGCTGACTCAAACCGTAAGCCCTACCCAGGGGACCGGCGCCACCCCATCTTCTTCAAGCGCAAGCTGGACCCCACAGAGCAGTTTGAGTCGGTGTCATCCAGTGCTCTGAGTGTCTTTGAGACAGAGCCAGACAGCAGTAGTATGGGCTGGTTTGTGGACACAGCTCAGCGCTATGTTCTGGCTGGCAGGTCCTTGGCCGAGCTCTGTGATCACAATGCCAAAGTTGCCAAGGAGCTGAGCCGAAACCAG GTTGCTCAAACATGGACCATGCTGAGAATTATTTACTGCAGTCCTGGCACCATGCCCTCTGCCAACCTGAACCACAGCATTGGGAAGGGCAGCACCAGCCTTCCACTTATGAATAG CTTCAGCTTGAAGGACATGGCCTCTGGGATGGGGAGTGAAGCCCGTCTGGATTGGAGCAAGGGAGAAAACCGAAGTGAGAACATCCTACTGGACTCCTCTACCACCCTCATCACTAATGATG AGAATGAGGAGACAGAAGGCAGTGATGTACCTGCTGACTACCTCCTGGGTGATGTGGAGGGAGATGAAGATGAGCTGTACCTGATGGATCATGAGAATGCCCACA CGGAGGAGCCAGAGTATGTGCTGCCCCAGGAAGCCTTCCCTCTCCGCCATGAGATTGTGGACAATCCCTCTGGTCCTGACCACTTGCAGGACAAAGCTGACTCACCCCACGTGAGCGGCAATGAGGCAGAGACAGTGTCCTTGACTCCCGTGGAGTCCTTCTCACTAATTTCCATCTCTCACACACTCTATGAGAGCCGCCTGCCTCCTGACTTCTTCAGTGCACTGGTTCGGGACATGCTGCGTTTCTATGCTGAGCAGGGTGACGTACAGATGGCCGTATCTGTGCTGATCGTGTTGGGCGAGCGCATCCGAAAGGAGATCGATGAACAGACTCAG GAACACTGGTATACCTCCTATATTGACCTGCTGCAGCGATTCAGGCTCTGGAACATATCCAACCAGGTGATCAAGCTGAGCACCTGTCGAGCCATCACCTGCCTGAACCAGGCCTCCACCACCCTGCACGTCAACTGCAGCAACTGCAAGAGGCCCATGAGCAACAAGGGCTGGATCTGTGACAG GTGTCGCCAGTGTGCCAGCACTTGTGCCGTGTGCCACCACGTCGTAAAGGGTCTGTTCGTGTGGTGCCAGGGCTGCAGTCACGGCGGTCATCTACAACACATCCTCAAGTGGCTAGAGAGCAGCACCCACTGCCCGGCGGGCTGCGGCCACCTCTGTGAATACACCTGA